In Sphingobacterium sp. lm-10, one DNA window encodes the following:
- a CDS encoding MFS transporter, giving the protein MPSIFASNNLQKPTYSLLLAVCVAHLFNDLLQSVIPAIYPRLEAKYDLSMAQIGVITLCFQLAASIFQPVVGAYTDKHPKPYSQMAGMLFSTAGMISLAYAANYEWILISVILVGIGSSIFHPESARVAYMSAGGRRSFAQAMFQIGGNTGAALAPLLIAWIVIPNGQHYILWFAVIAMVSQFILGYIGRWYSRHLRLVQSRPKKAILLPDLSSTRINWSVAILLLLIFSKYFYTASITSYFQFYTIQRFDLTEVQAQVYLFYFLIAIAVGSLIGGMLGDYVGRKYIIWFSVLGAAPFTLLLPYVDLFWTGVLIVVIGLIISSAFAAILVFAQELLPRKLGMVSGLFYGFAFGMGGLGSAVLGWWADQTSINFIYQVCSYLPLFGIVAYFLPDMKKVTFRPLETN; this is encoded by the coding sequence ATGCCCTCCATATTTGCTTCAAACAACCTGCAGAAGCCAACTTATTCGCTGCTTTTAGCAGTTTGCGTAGCGCATTTGTTTAATGACTTATTGCAGTCTGTGATTCCTGCCATCTATCCGCGTTTGGAAGCGAAGTATGATCTAAGCATGGCACAGATTGGGGTCATTACATTATGCTTCCAATTGGCCGCCTCGATTTTCCAACCAGTGGTCGGCGCGTATACCGATAAGCATCCAAAGCCCTATTCTCAAATGGCGGGAATGCTTTTTTCTACTGCAGGAATGATTTCTTTGGCCTATGCGGCCAATTACGAGTGGATATTGATATCCGTAATACTCGTAGGAATTGGCTCTTCGATCTTTCATCCCGAATCCGCGCGCGTAGCCTATATGTCGGCAGGAGGTCGGAGAAGTTTTGCGCAAGCCATGTTTCAGATTGGAGGAAATACCGGGGCGGCTTTAGCGCCGCTCCTGATCGCTTGGATTGTGATCCCGAACGGTCAACACTATATTCTTTGGTTTGCCGTTATTGCGATGGTATCGCAGTTCATCTTGGGATATATTGGACGATGGTACAGCAGGCATTTGCGCTTGGTGCAATCCCGACCTAAAAAAGCGATCTTGCTTCCCGATTTATCTTCTACAAGAATCAACTGGTCCGTAGCGATCTTATTGTTGCTCATATTTTCCAAATATTTCTACACCGCCAGCATTACCAGTTATTTTCAGTTTTACACGATTCAGCGTTTTGATCTCACAGAAGTACAGGCACAGGTGTACCTGTTTTACTTTTTGATTGCTATTGCGGTGGGTTCACTCATAGGAGGTATGTTGGGCGACTACGTGGGGCGAAAGTACATCATCTGGTTTTCGGTATTGGGTGCGGCACCGTTTACCCTGCTCTTGCCCTATGTCGATCTGTTTTGGACTGGTGTGCTTATCGTCGTTATCGGATTGATTATTTCTTCCGCTTTTGCAGCCATACTCGTATTTGCGCAAGAATTACTGCCACGCAAATTGGGCATGGTGTCGGGTTTGTTTTATGGGTTTGCCTTTGGTATGGGTGGATTGGGATCTGCTGTGCTGGGATGGTGGGCAGATCAAACATCGATAAACTTTATCTACCAGGTGTGTTCCTATTTGCCTTTATTTGGCATCGTGGCTTACTTTTTACCTGACATGAAGAAGGTAACTTTCAGACCTTTAGAGACGAATTAG